From one Pseudomonas sp. B21-048 genomic stretch:
- a CDS encoding cytochrome c, giving the protein MSETFTKGMARNIYFGGSVFFFLIFLALTYHTEQTFPVRSNEAQLTESVIRGKTVWEQNNCIGCHTLLGEGAYFAPELGNVFQRRGGEAGFKPFLHAWMKMQPLGVPGRRAMPQFKLSEQEVDDIAEFLKWSSNINTNGWPPNKEG; this is encoded by the coding sequence ATGTCAGAGACCTTCACCAAAGGCATGGCCAGGAATATCTACTTCGGGGGAAGCGTTTTCTTCTTCCTGATATTCCTGGCCTTGACCTATCACACGGAACAGACCTTCCCAGTGCGCAGTAATGAAGCGCAGTTAACCGAATCAGTGATCCGCGGCAAGACGGTCTGGGAGCAAAACAACTGCATCGGCTGCCACACGCTGCTGGGCGAGGGCGCCTACTTTGCGCCTGAGCTGGGCAACGTGTTTCAGCGGCGCGGCGGGGAGGCGGGCTTCAAACCCTTTCTACATGCCTGGATGAAAATGCAGCCCCTGGGCGTACCGGGCCGGCGAGCGATGCCGCAGTTCAAGTTGAGCGAGCAGGAGGTGGATGACATCGCCGAGTTCCTCAAATGGAGCTCGAACATCAACACTAATGGCTGGCCGCCAAACAAGGAGGGCTAA
- a CDS encoding cytochrome C oxidase subunit IV family protein, with translation MSASRFLLVCWAALATLSVCTVLLAQMGATWLLSVAILLVAVGKAWLIADGFMEMRHAPRLWRGLMVSWALVLAVVVGLTLVLVG, from the coding sequence ATGTCGGCTTCCAGGTTTTTGCTGGTCTGCTGGGCAGCGCTGGCCACGTTAAGCGTGTGCACGGTGCTGCTGGCACAGATGGGCGCGACGTGGCTGCTGTCGGTGGCCATTTTGCTGGTGGCGGTCGGCAAGGCCTGGTTGATTGCCGATGGCTTCATGGAAATGCGCCATGCCCCGCGATTGTGGCGCGGGTTGATGGTGAGCTGGGCGTTGGTGTTGGCAGTCGTTGTGGGGCTGACGCTGGTGTTGGTCGGCTAG
- a CDS encoding cytochrome c oxidase subunit 3: protein MSTSAESRRVAPGHLPGDLAMWFFILAELSVFAILILAFAVTQALKPQLFGESRMLLNTSTGLAMTLSLLTAGLFAALAQEQVKRSRSRHGAVYLLAALLAASVYVVLKVTEYRHLLASGLGMEHNTFFTLYWILTGFHFLHVLLGMVILGWLAERCRRGLYNAANRSGLESGVLYWHMVDLIWVVLFPLVYVLN from the coding sequence ATGTCCACTTCGGCTGAGTCCAGACGCGTTGCACCGGGTCACTTGCCGGGTGATCTGGCCATGTGGTTTTTCATTCTGGCCGAGCTGTCGGTGTTCGCCATCCTGATTCTGGCGTTCGCCGTGACCCAGGCACTCAAGCCGCAGCTGTTCGGCGAAAGCCGAATGTTGCTCAACACCTCTACCGGCCTGGCGATGACCCTGAGCCTGCTCACCGCCGGGCTGTTCGCCGCATTGGCCCAGGAGCAAGTCAAGCGCTCCCGGTCTCGCCACGGCGCTGTCTACCTGCTGGCAGCGTTGCTTGCCGCCAGTGTCTACGTGGTGTTGAAGGTCACGGAATACCGACACTTGCTGGCCTCGGGGCTGGGCATGGAGCACAACACGTTTTTCACCCTCTACTGGATCCTCACCGGTTTTCATTTTCTCCATGTACTGCTCGGCATGGTCATTCTCGGATGGCTGGCCGAGCGTTGCCGTCGTGGCCTGTACAACGCCGCCAACCGAAGCGGGCTTGAATCGGGTGTGCTGTATTGGCACATGGTCGATCTGATCTGGGTCGTGCTGTTTCCGCTGGTCTACGTTCTGAATTGA